The genomic window AAACTTATAACTTCAGTGTTTGACAGTAAAGTTATTGAGGGTGTTACGATTATTGCGTCACACAACGAGGACAGCTCACTTGGTATTGACAAAATCTATACAACAGCCGGAACATTTGAATTTGACGGTAATTTCAACAGCGATTATGTCGGCAGAAAAGGCGATATTGTCGTAAAGAACGATGAAGATTTTGTGTCATTTACACCGCGTGACCAGCAAGTTGAAGAATACACCGTTTCAAACGTAATCGGTTCCGATATAATTCTTGACGGCGATATGTATAACATCAATTCAAACACAACTACATATTACAAGTCACAGGCACTTACATACGAAAATGCCGCAATGCAAGCCGAAAAAGGCGATACATTCAAGCTGTTTAAAAATTCAAACGGTTCTGTTGACTATGCAATGCTTGTTGCAAAAGACAGCGAAACAGGTACGGACAGCTTTGATAAATATGTAATCTATTCACTTCTTTCAGACGCTGTTATATGTTATAAAAACGGCAGTTTTGAACAGATTGATATAACAGACGGCACAACTTGTTACAAAGATAAGAATAAGAGTACATACGGTGCTGTAAAGAATGAAATGGCTATGGGCGACATTCTTTATGTCAAGATGGACGGAAGTAATGTTGATTACGTAAGCTATGAAAAGGGTAATATGGAAGGACCGGTCAAGGTTACAAATTCAAATTGGATCGCGAATTTCGATACAAACGGTTCGACAACAGTAATGAGAAGCGGTAATAAGGTTGACGCGTCAGAAATTCAGCTTAACGATATTATTTACTATTGTAAAGATTTGAATATGGTGCTTGCTTATACGGATAAGGTTACAGGCGTGTACGAAAAGGCGTCACCGACAAAGGATTCGCCGACAAGCGTTACAATTTCGGGTAAAGAGTATTCTGTTGAAAGCGTAGACGCATTTAATGCACTTTCATCAAGCGGAACATTTAAGTATGGTGATACCGTAACACTTCTTCTTGGCAGAAACGGCGAAGTAGCTGGAGTTGTCGGCGGAAGTGACAGTACATCTTCACACACAACAGTAGGATTTGTTACGGAAACAGGCAAAAAAGATTTCACAAACCCTGATAATACGGTATATTCAAGTTACTATGCAAAGGTTGTTACACCTGACGGAACAGTAAATGAATATGCGACTTCATCAGATTGCAGTTCGCTTAAATGTGCTGTAGTAAATGTATCATTTACAAACGGTAAAGCAAGTCTTTCAAGAGCAAAGGGGTATGACAGCGTAAGCGGTAAGTTTAATTCCGAAAAGAATAAATTTGGCGATTATACCCTTGCAGACGATGTGAAGATTCTTGACAC from Hominilimicola fabiformis includes these protein-coding regions:
- a CDS encoding S-layer homology domain-containing protein, whose product is MKKIISFVLAAAMSLSTLPVLADWNNDEDIMSLLSELNIMVGDDDGNLRLDDNVSRAEFAKIAVASSSYKDTVATGLKVSPFKDVTYTHWSAPYIKAAVSAGIAEGYVDSTFRPDNTVSYEEALTMVLKVLGYTTQDFGDSWPYGQMGLANSLEITKNVNAEQGEALTRRQVARLIYNTLDTKIKDNQSKLITSVFDSKVIEGVTIIASHNEDSSLGIDKIYTTAGTFEFDGNFNSDYVGRKGDIVVKNDEDFVSFTPRDQQVEEYTVSNVIGSDIILDGDMYNINSNTTTYYKSQALTYENAAMQAEKGDTFKLFKNSNGSVDYAMLVAKDSETGTDSFDKYVIYSLLSDAVICYKNGSFEQIDITDGTTCYKDKNKSTYGAVKNEMAMGDILYVKMDGSNVDYVSYEKGNMEGPVKVTNSNWIANFDTNGSTTVMRSGNKVDASEIQLNDIIYYCKDLNMVLAYTDKVTGVYEKASPTKDSPTSVTISGKEYSVESVDAFNALSSSGTFKYGDTVTLLLGRNGEVAGVVGGSDSTSSHTTVGFVTETGKKDFTNPDNTVYSSYYAKVVTPDGTVNEYATSSDCSSLKCAVVNVSFTNGKASLSRAKGYDSVSGKFNSEKNKFGDYTLADDVKILDTAGTASDDLAMYTRIYPQRLDGVTIKSSSVLYYSKNKAGEIDELILKDITGDAYKYGVITAVDSTTHTYTIDIDGTQNTYATAFSTNVKGPHRFSMNQTGIESMRQLSSYPSNITSLTRTEAKINNQTYLLSDKVIVYHKTDVNKYLKITLDDAINGNYKLTAYYDKAQTLGGRIRIIIAQ